Proteins from one Parvibaculum lavamentivorans DS-1 genomic window:
- a CDS encoding DUF3275 family protein gives MAATSAPTRSALPIVVPGQLTLRTIRGKNGPFTVGRLSTPIGEFAVKDAELEQYPEGKYDGDFVIRYIFAKSYPVAGGARFEVRANLDGMTLNGIDKLSRDEARSFATQEVDPLDEELGTQPAETPAKPAKASRPAKPAPVQASADPLVDTTPFGVDAPTPAAAAAPGSTEEGDVALFGLLWPLGDSVKLDSTIDRRALRAQIARLGDLGYALDFKTQEWSRQAELQPA, from the coding sequence ATGGCAGCCACATCGGCACCTACGAGATCAGCCCTACCCATCGTCGTCCCGGGCCAGCTCACGTTGCGGACCATCCGGGGCAAGAACGGCCCGTTCACGGTTGGGCGCCTTTCTACCCCCATCGGCGAGTTCGCGGTTAAAGACGCGGAGTTGGAGCAGTACCCCGAAGGAAAGTACGACGGGGATTTCGTCATTCGCTACATCTTCGCGAAGTCCTATCCGGTCGCGGGCGGCGCGCGGTTTGAAGTGCGCGCAAACCTCGACGGCATGACGCTCAACGGCATCGACAAACTGAGTCGTGATGAGGCCCGCAGCTTCGCCACCCAGGAAGTCGATCCACTCGATGAAGAGCTGGGGACGCAGCCTGCGGAAACGCCGGCCAAGCCCGCCAAGGCCTCCAGACCCGCCAAGCCCGCACCCGTGCAGGCCTCGGCGGACCCGCTGGTCGATACCACGCCCTTCGGTGTGGATGCACCGACGCCCGCTGCGGCGGCTGCCCCTGGCAGCACCGAAGAGGGCGACGTTGCTTTGTTCGGCTTGCTCTGGCCGCTGGGCGATTCCGTGAAATTGGATTCGACCATCGACCGCCGCGCCCTGCGCGCGCAGATCGCCCGCCTGGGCGATCTGGGCTACGCGCTGGACTTCAAAACGCAGGAGTGGAGCCGCCAGGCCGAACTGCAACCTGCGTGA